One region of Halohasta litchfieldiae genomic DNA includes:
- a CDS encoding NUDIX hydrolase: protein MTEQPLIAEVSQKAIVVSPDDDLLVMQMDPETWELPGGRMGAYEEPLVGLKREVREETGLSVDVHEPVHTAAWRNDVGRGRYSVVYWCETDSTEIRLSHEHCDYAWVSPRTARDEFLTVSIHQRAIDELLDAQPTLAGQPMDDD from the coding sequence ATGACCGAACAGCCGCTGATCGCGGAGGTCAGTCAGAAGGCAATCGTCGTCTCGCCGGACGACGACCTGCTGGTGATGCAGATGGATCCCGAGACGTGGGAGCTTCCCGGCGGTCGAATGGGGGCCTACGAGGAGCCACTCGTTGGACTCAAACGAGAAGTACGCGAGGAAACGGGGCTCTCGGTCGACGTCCACGAACCGGTCCACACCGCCGCATGGCGGAACGATGTCGGCAGGGGTCGGTACAGCGTTGTCTACTGGTGTGAGACCGACTCGACGGAGATTAGACTGAGCCACGAACACTGCGATTACGCGTGGGTTAGCCCACGGACCGCCAGAGACGAGTTTTTAACCGTCAGTATCCACCAGCGAGCAATCGACGAACTGCTGGACGCACAGCCGACCCTTGCGGGTCAGCCGATGGACGATGACTGA
- a CDS encoding DUF4397 domain-containing protein, with amino-acid sequence MNDSRRRKFLKVAGGVAVVGSLAGCAGEAQEDDQGGSETGDEPANESGQEEEPTDEPQESEDEEPQDDEAQSGTGEDLIRVAHMIPDFPAVDVYVDGSEEPVIGDLEYTEVTGYVPLGAGDHQIRVTPAGSQALTIYDEQVSVPSGNMTAVALPTPDESGGGGSGVSTTTGFQLELYGDQNTPPEESINNSRIRVVHAAPDAPPVNVMVGQTTVFENVAFGEAGYYDLPAGDYEFDVVPADAMANGGGTGNETENESDGGLFSSLAADGGGGISLLQEEENESAPEDEEAPPEEDEEEDDTGVDSVLTIDATTEPNSVYTVFVTGYVDPEAANSEAELEAVVVQDVVDGEVAEAEDDE; translated from the coding sequence ATGAATGACTCACGACGCAGGAAATTTCTCAAGGTAGCTGGCGGTGTCGCGGTCGTTGGAAGCCTCGCGGGCTGTGCGGGTGAGGCCCAAGAAGACGACCAAGGCGGCAGTGAGACGGGAGACGAGCCTGCGAACGAATCAGGGCAAGAAGAGGAACCGACAGACGAACCACAGGAATCGGAGGACGAAGAACCGCAGGACGACGAAGCACAGTCGGGAACCGGTGAGGATCTGATACGGGTCGCCCACATGATCCCGGACTTTCCGGCAGTCGACGTCTACGTCGACGGCAGCGAAGAGCCGGTCATCGGCGATCTCGAGTATACGGAGGTCACGGGATACGTCCCGCTCGGTGCGGGAGATCACCAGATCCGTGTCACGCCCGCGGGCTCACAGGCGCTGACGATCTACGACGAACAGGTATCGGTTCCGTCCGGGAACATGACCGCAGTGGCTCTCCCAACGCCCGATGAGTCGGGCGGCGGCGGAAGCGGTGTTTCGACCACGACTGGTTTCCAACTCGAACTGTACGGGGATCAGAACACCCCGCCGGAGGAGTCGATCAACAACTCGCGGATTCGGGTCGTTCACGCCGCACCCGACGCACCGCCGGTCAACGTGATGGTCGGTCAGACGACGGTGTTCGAAAACGTCGCCTTCGGCGAGGCGGGCTACTACGATCTGCCCGCCGGAGACTACGAGTTCGATGTCGTTCCGGCAGACGCCATGGCCAACGGCGGTGGAACTGGAAACGAAACCGAAAACGAGTCCGACGGTGGGCTGTTTTCGAGCCTCGCGGCCGACGGTGGCGGTGGGATCAGCCTGCTCCAAGAGGAGGAAAACGAGTCAGCACCTGAAGACGAAGAGGCACCGCCCGAAGAGGACGAGGAAGAAGACGACACCGGTGTCGACTCGGTGTTGACCATCGATGCAACGACCGAACCGAACAGCGTGTACACGGTGTTTGTCACCGGCTACGTCGATCCCGAGGCAGCCAACTCCGAAGCCGAGCTTGAGGCCGTGGTGGTCCAAGACGTGGTCGACGGCGAGGTTGCCGAGGCCGAAGACGACGAGTAA
- a CDS encoding CapA family protein yields the protein MSSPHHLGFTGDVMLGRQVNDAYRAGQRPPAALWGNLQSDLRQLDGLFINLECCLSTPGEPWPGRRFHFRADPDWSTDALRAATVDCCTLANNHAMDFGTEALSETLTALSAADIETVGAGRSPKVAHRPAAVDCRGLTVAVIGFTDNVPDYAATDQRPGTAHIEFDPDNEEAMTVLAGAVDKAKQFDPDVLVASLHWGPNDRTRPRDSHQAVARKLAEWGVDFVHGHSAHLFQGIEVIDRGESPTVVCYDMGDFVDDYAVDPTHRNDRTFLFELVVGADGSLLELVLHPTEIESRAVYHASKRGAAWCRETMQERSEPFDTEFSRAGNGLVLPLS from the coding sequence ATGTCCTCGCCACATCACCTCGGTTTTACCGGTGACGTCATGCTCGGCCGGCAGGTAAACGATGCCTACCGGGCCGGTCAGCGGCCACCGGCGGCTCTCTGGGGGAACCTTCAGTCGGATCTCCGGCAACTCGATGGGCTGTTCATCAATCTCGAATGCTGTCTCTCGACTCCGGGCGAACCGTGGCCCGGCCGCCGGTTTCATTTCCGGGCCGACCCCGATTGGTCGACCGATGCGCTCCGAGCGGCCACCGTCGACTGCTGTACGCTCGCCAACAATCACGCGATGGATTTTGGCACCGAGGCACTCAGCGAGACGCTCACTGCATTGTCGGCAGCCGATATCGAAACCGTCGGTGCAGGCAGGTCGCCCAAAGTCGCTCACCGTCCGGCCGCAGTCGACTGCCGAGGACTCACGGTCGCCGTCATCGGGTTCACCGACAACGTCCCCGACTACGCCGCGACCGACCAGCGGCCCGGAACCGCCCATATCGAGTTCGATCCGGACAATGAGGAAGCAATGACGGTGCTCGCTGGGGCGGTCGACAAGGCCAAACAGTTCGATCCCGACGTACTCGTGGCGTCGCTCCACTGGGGGCCGAACGACCGGACCCGGCCACGTGACTCCCACCAAGCGGTCGCCCGTAAGCTGGCCGAGTGGGGCGTCGACTTCGTCCACGGTCACAGTGCTCACCTGTTTCAGGGAATCGAGGTGATCGACCGCGGGGAGTCACCGACGGTCGTCTGCTACGATATGGGTGATTTCGTCGACGATTACGCGGTCGACCCGACTCATCGAAACGACCGGACCTTCCTGTTCGAGCTCGTCGTCGGAGCCGACGGCAGCCTCTTGGAACTGGTGCTTCATCCGACCGAAATCGAGTCGCGGGCGGTCTACCACGCAAGCAAGCGTGGAGCCGCATGGTGTCGAGAGACTATGCAGGAGCGATCCGAGCCGTTCGACACCGAGTTCAGCCGCGCCGGAAACGGATTGGTCCTCCCGCTTTCTTAA
- the mutL gene encoding DNA mismatch repair endonuclease MutL, which translates to MTDAESSEGRIETLDESTVQRIAAGEVVERPASVVKELVENSLDAGASRIKVTVETGGKDGIRVSDDGRGIPEADLPRAVEEHATSKIRDIDDLEAGVGSLGFRGEALSTIGAVSRLTVRSRPQGGTTGAELTVEGGNVGEIQPAGCPEGTTVEVADLFFNTPARKKFLKRDSTEFDHINTVVSQYALANPDVAVTLSHNDRELFGTEGSGSLRSAVLSVYGREVAESMIEIEYSAGEDEPVDSITGLISHPETTRSTRAYLATFVNERYVTASALRGAVVDGYGGQLAVDRYPFAVLFVEVPPTAVDVNVHPRKTEVRFDHEDRVMELIGEAVERTLVDSGLIRSSAPRGRSAPEETQITPERTEQVDEETDTSREQADGTTTNAASQPNTGTTADETSEPATDTETTPDTNCEGETPNTEAVAADPVDPADEDSWTVDGLGSDTQSATVRSEDDNQGTSVGDEASTAGPNSGSTTDSIPVASDESKESDTVDTESLGEQSTDRTGRRQHTVAEPTTQQTLNGGETTDGRSYEKLPALRVLGQLYDTYLLAETDSGLVLIDQHAADERVNYERLQVELADSPSTQQLAEPVSLELTAREAALFDDHSHQLTAVGFQAEQKEPRSVDVTAVPAVFSTTLDPELLREALLSFVASTEEGADSVDEAVDELLADLACYPSITGNTSLTDGSVVDLLAALDDCENPYACPHGRPVIIEISREEITDRFERDYPGHGGRRNE; encoded by the coding sequence ATGACTGACGCGGAGTCGAGCGAGGGACGAATCGAAACGCTAGACGAGTCGACCGTCCAACGGATCGCCGCCGGAGAGGTGGTCGAACGGCCCGCCTCGGTGGTCAAAGAGCTGGTCGAAAACAGCCTCGATGCGGGGGCGAGCCGCATCAAGGTGACAGTCGAAACCGGTGGCAAAGACGGCATTCGCGTCAGCGATGATGGCCGTGGCATCCCCGAAGCCGACCTGCCGCGCGCGGTCGAAGAACACGCGACCAGCAAGATACGGGATATCGACGATCTCGAAGCCGGGGTCGGGAGTCTTGGGTTTCGTGGCGAGGCGCTGTCGACTATCGGCGCGGTCTCTCGGTTGACGGTTCGCTCGCGGCCACAGGGCGGCACAACTGGAGCCGAACTCACGGTCGAGGGCGGCAACGTCGGCGAGATCCAGCCCGCTGGCTGTCCCGAGGGGACGACTGTCGAGGTCGCGGATCTGTTTTTCAATACACCGGCTCGAAAGAAGTTCCTGAAACGCGACAGCACCGAGTTCGACCATATCAACACGGTTGTCAGCCAGTATGCACTGGCTAACCCCGACGTGGCAGTCACGCTGTCCCACAACGACCGGGAGCTGTTCGGGACCGAGGGAAGCGGCTCGCTTCGGTCGGCGGTGCTATCGGTGTACGGCCGAGAGGTAGCCGAATCGATGATCGAGATCGAGTACTCGGCCGGAGAGGACGAGCCAGTCGACTCGATTACGGGACTGATCAGCCATCCCGAGACCACCCGGAGCACCCGTGCGTATCTGGCGACGTTCGTCAACGAACGGTACGTGACGGCATCAGCACTCCGGGGCGCAGTAGTCGACGGCTACGGCGGCCAACTCGCCGTCGACCGGTATCCGTTCGCGGTGCTGTTCGTCGAGGTGCCGCCGACCGCCGTCGATGTCAACGTCCACCCGCGGAAAACGGAGGTCCGGTTCGACCACGAGGATCGGGTGATGGAACTCATCGGCGAGGCCGTCGAACGGACGCTCGTCGACAGCGGGTTGATTCGGTCGTCGGCCCCCCGTGGTCGATCCGCACCCGAAGAAACTCAAATCACCCCCGAACGTACCGAGCAGGTCGACGAGGAGACAGACACCAGTCGCGAACAGGCCGACGGGACAACCACCAACGCGGCGAGCCAGCCGAACACAGGTACCACCGCTGATGAGACATCGGAGCCGGCTACGGACACGGAGACGACTCCCGATACAAACTGCGAGGGAGAAACACCCAACACCGAAGCTGTGGCGGCAGATCCAGTCGACCCAGCCGACGAGGACAGTTGGACGGTCGACGGGTTGGGTAGCGACACACAATCTGCGACAGTACGGTCAGAGGACGACAATCAAGGAACATCGGTCGGCGACGAAGCCTCGACAGCCGGCCCGAACAGTGGATCGACGACCGATTCGATCCCAGTGGCGTCCGACGAATCGAAGGAGTCGGACACGGTCGACACCGAGTCACTGGGCGAACAGTCGACCGACAGAACCGGCCGACGACAGCACACCGTAGCCGAGCCGACGACCCAACAGACGCTCAACGGTGGTGAGACAACCGACGGACGGAGCTACGAGAAGCTCCCAGCACTCCGAGTTCTCGGTCAGCTGTACGACACCTATCTGCTCGCCGAAACTGATTCGGGGCTGGTGTTGATCGACCAACACGCCGCCGACGAGCGGGTGAACTACGAACGGCTCCAAGTCGAACTGGCTGACTCACCGTCGACCCAACAGCTCGCCGAGCCGGTTAGCCTCGAACTAACCGCCCGCGAAGCCGCGCTGTTCGACGACCATAGCCACCAGCTCACAGCAGTTGGGTTTCAGGCCGAGCAAAAAGAACCGCGATCGGTCGACGTGACGGCCGTTCCGGCCGTATTCAGCACGACCCTCGATCCCGAACTCCTTCGGGAGGCGCTTTTGAGTTTCGTCGCCTCGACCGAGGAGGGAGCCGACAGCGTCGACGAGGCGGTCGACGAGCTACTGGCCGATCTCGCCTGTTATCCATCGATTACTGGCAACACCTCACTTACTGATGGCTCGGTCGTCGACCTGCTTGCGGCGCTCGACGACTGCGAGAACCCGTATGCCTGCCCCCACGGGCGGCCGGTCATTATCGAGATTAGTCGCGAGGAGATCACCGACCGCTTCGAGCGAGACTACCCCGGCCACGGTGGTCGACGCAACGAATAG
- the kdgK1 gene encoding bifunctional 2-dehydro-3-deoxygluconokinase/2-dehydro-3-deoxygalactonokinase — protein MGELVTFGETMLRLSPPRGQRLETEGGLDARVGGAESNVAAAAASLGTQAVWLSKLPENALGRRAVRSLRSHGVRPEVAWDDSETARLGTYYLEYGAEPRGTDVIYDRAGASVTTVRPEELDFTVFETASVFHTTGITPALSEAAAETTLELLRAAGEANVTRSFDLNYRSKLWSTSEARESYESVLEHVDLLFAPIRDVRAVLDQEGDAESVAYRLADDYDIETVVVTRGESGSVAYTDGEICEQDVINAETIDAIGTGDAFVGGVLAELIAGSDIETALSYGAAAASLKRTVEGDVLVTTREEVEDALDQSTGGISR, from the coding sequence ATGGGTGAGCTGGTAACGTTCGGTGAGACGATGCTCCGACTCTCGCCGCCGCGAGGACAGCGACTCGAAACCGAGGGAGGGCTCGACGCCCGCGTCGGCGGGGCCGAAAGCAACGTCGCGGCGGCAGCCGCCAGTCTCGGCACGCAGGCCGTCTGGCTCTCGAAACTCCCCGAAAACGCCCTTGGTCGACGGGCCGTCCGGTCGCTCCGGAGCCACGGCGTGAGGCCCGAGGTCGCGTGGGACGACAGCGAGACCGCCCGGCTCGGTACCTACTATCTCGAATACGGAGCCGAGCCGCGCGGCACCGACGTGATCTACGACCGCGCCGGTGCCTCGGTCACGACTGTTCGGCCCGAAGAACTCGACTTCACGGTGTTCGAGACCGCCTCGGTGTTTCATACAACTGGGATCACGCCCGCGCTTTCGGAGGCGGCCGCCGAGACGACGCTGGAACTGCTGAGGGCGGCGGGCGAGGCAAACGTAACGCGGTCGTTCGATCTCAACTACCGCTCGAAGCTCTGGTCGACGAGCGAGGCCCGCGAGAGCTACGAGTCGGTATTAGAGCACGTCGACCTGCTTTTCGCCCCGATTCGGGACGTTCGGGCCGTCCTCGATCAGGAGGGCGACGCCGAATCGGTCGCCTATCGATTAGCCGACGACTACGATATCGAGACAGTCGTCGTCACTCGCGGGGAATCCGGTTCAGTGGCCTACACCGACGGTGAAATCTGCGAACAGGACGTAATCAACGCCGAGACAATAGACGCCATCGGCACCGGCGATGCCTTCGTCGGTGGCGTGTTGGCCGAACTGATCGCTGGCAGCGATATCGAAACCGCACTCAGCTACGGCGCGGCCGCAGCCTCACTGAAGCGAACAGTCGAAGGTGATGTCCTCGTGACCACGCGCGAGGAGGTCGAGGACGCACTCGACCAGTCGACCGGCGGGATCTCTCGCTGA